A genomic region of Caldicellulosiruptor acetigenus contains the following coding sequences:
- a CDS encoding glycoside hydrolase family 15 protein produces the protein MRKPHVVEAIIGNTKVLGQLDSNGILQRFYWPAVDYYQQIKLFLAAVFLDGLVFFEDESFKIKSGFVDDFAYFFEYKVADKTIFQLDFVDCETDSLVRSWEVNFKDFYVFLEPMINSSSLFNAAKVDKENEIVYAYFKGTYIGLAFENKIKSFTVKNGIDDANDNQLEGWLEATNPQIAVKLKNAGRVVCFLAFGNSKDEVYRKLSYLKQKGYDDVYSQNKTFWEKKFSKVKLVCTEDPKDIELQKRSAYIFYTLQNSKTGGILAASEVDEKFFHCGGYGFVWGRDAAFITAAMDALGLSREVEKFFEFKFSCQEKEGFWDQRYYTDGTLAPSWGVQIDETASVVWGFLSHCERQNSLHLIDLHKEQLKKALLFLIATVDSEKGVVFRSFDLWEEREGIHLYSNASIYAALGKAKKYFPELESEIERKLKAIKNQITTAFYSHKLSRYVRSTDVRIPREEFLKLPEENRYVEKDEKYEITYYFKKQDEVADISMLGVYYPFEMIDSSDKAFKATVLAIERECQNTIVGGYKRYSDDRYIGGNPWILTTLWLAIYYKKTGQVDKAEKLFEWAKAHSLSNGLFPEQVDRLTGKPAWVVPLAWSHAMYVLYLNEKNEIKLN, from the coding sequence TTGAGAAAGCCGCACGTAGTAGAAGCTATAATTGGGAATACAAAGGTCTTAGGGCAGCTTGATTCAAATGGCATATTGCAAAGGTTTTATTGGCCTGCAGTGGATTATTATCAGCAAATAAAACTCTTTTTGGCAGCGGTTTTTTTGGATGGGCTTGTATTTTTCGAGGATGAAAGTTTTAAGATAAAAAGCGGGTTTGTGGACGACTTTGCATATTTTTTTGAGTATAAAGTCGCAGACAAAACAATTTTTCAACTTGACTTTGTTGACTGCGAAACAGATAGCCTGGTTAGAAGTTGGGAAGTCAATTTTAAAGACTTTTATGTCTTTTTAGAACCCATGATAAATTCCTCAAGCCTTTTTAATGCTGCAAAGGTTGATAAGGAAAATGAAATAGTCTATGCATATTTTAAAGGGACATATATAGGTCTTGCTTTTGAGAATAAGATAAAAAGCTTTACAGTTAAAAACGGAATTGATGATGCAAACGATAATCAACTGGAAGGCTGGCTTGAGGCAACAAACCCTCAGATTGCTGTAAAGCTCAAAAATGCGGGAAGAGTTGTGTGTTTTCTTGCTTTTGGGAACTCAAAAGATGAGGTCTATCGAAAGCTCTCTTATTTAAAGCAAAAGGGGTATGACGATGTTTACAGTCAAAACAAAACCTTTTGGGAAAAGAAATTTTCAAAAGTGAAGCTCGTTTGTACAGAAGACCCCAAAGACATAGAACTTCAGAAAAGAAGTGCCTATATATTTTATACTCTGCAAAATTCCAAAACAGGTGGAATTTTAGCTGCATCTGAGGTTGACGAGAAGTTTTTCCACTGTGGTGGTTATGGTTTTGTTTGGGGAAGAGACGCTGCGTTTATAACAGCTGCAATGGATGCGCTTGGGCTCTCAAGGGAGGTTGAAAAGTTTTTTGAATTTAAATTTTCTTGTCAGGAAAAAGAAGGTTTTTGGGACCAGAGGTACTATACAGACGGTACTTTGGCACCAAGTTGGGGAGTTCAGATTGATGAGACAGCTTCTGTTGTTTGGGGATTTTTGAGCCACTGCGAAAGACAAAATTCCTTGCATTTGATTGATTTGCATAAAGAACAGCTCAAAAAAGCACTGCTGTTTTTGATAGCTACAGTTGATAGCGAAAAGGGAGTTGTCTTTAGAAGCTTTGACCTTTGGGAAGAAAGAGAAGGAATTCATCTTTATTCTAACGCAAGCATATATGCAGCGCTGGGAAAAGCTAAAAAATATTTCCCTGAACTTGAAAGTGAAATTGAAAGAAAATTAAAAGCGATAAAAAATCAAATAACTACAGCATTTTACAGTCATAAACTTTCACGATATGTAAGGTCTACAGATGTCAGAATTCCAAGAGAGGAATTTTTAAAACTTCCTGAAGAGAACAGGTATGTAGAAAAGGACGAAAAATATGAGATAACCTATTATTTCAAAAAACAAGATGAGGTTGCTGACATTTCAATGCTTGGTGTGTACTATCCGTTTGAAATGATAGATAGCAGCGATAAGGCTTTCAAAGCTACCGTCTTGGCTATTGAAAGGGAGTGTCAAAATACCATTGTCGGCGGCTATAAGAGATACTCTGATGACAGATACATTGGTGGGAATCCATGGATACTGACAACGCTCTGGCTTGCAATATACTATAAAAAAACGGGGCAAGTTGACAAGGCAGAAAAACTCTTTGAATGGGCAAAGGCGCACAGTTTATCTAACGGACTTTTTCCAGAACAGGTTGACAGGCTTACTGGCAAGCCTGCATGGGTTGTCCCTTTGGCATGGTCTCATGCAATGTATGTACTGTACTTAAATGAAAAAAATGAAATTAAATTAAATTAA